One window from the genome of Pedobacter schmidteae encodes:
- a CDS encoding Crp/Fnr family transcriptional regulator: MIEENLLIKFGSKIADFDKGEILFKQGDLPRYYFQIRKGAIKMNNFNDEGKEFVQGLFTEGDSFGEPPLFIKDSYPANAVAILPSTVFLLPKDRFMELLMANPDIHLQVTTNLARRLYFKSIMASEISSQEPEHRVLKLIDYFKTKINKIQPADLYKVEITRQQIADLTGLRVETVIRSIKSLEKKGELSIRNRKVYR; the protein is encoded by the coding sequence ATGATTGAGGAAAACTTGTTGATTAAATTTGGGTCAAAAATTGCCGATTTTGATAAAGGGGAGATCCTGTTTAAGCAGGGCGATTTGCCAAGGTATTACTTCCAGATCCGTAAAGGGGCTATAAAAATGAACAACTTTAATGATGAAGGAAAGGAATTTGTTCAGGGGCTTTTTACAGAAGGGGACAGTTTTGGTGAACCGCCATTATTTATAAAAGACAGTTATCCGGCCAATGCAGTGGCTATTCTTCCCTCAACCGTGTTTCTTTTGCCAAAAGACCGTTTTATGGAATTGTTGATGGCCAATCCCGATATTCACCTTCAGGTAACCACCAACCTAGCCCGCAGACTTTATTTTAAGTCTATCATGGCCTCCGAAATATCTTCACAGGAACCCGAGCACAGGGTATTGAAGCTTATTGATTATTTTAAAACTAAGATCAATAAAATACAGCCTGCCGATTTGTATAAGGTGGAGATTACCCGACAGCAGATTGCCGATCTGACCGGCCTGAGGGTAGAGACCGTGATCCGCTCCATAAAATCACTCGAAAAGAAAGGAGAACTTAGCATCCGCAATAGAAAGGTGTATAGATAA
- a CDS encoding DUF2249 domain-containing protein: MNNKGAVAIDRNTRIKKLLDVDQTAVIEALVQLNANFSKLRHPVLRKLFAGRVSISDACRIAGCEVAKFLNTMKQIGFDVEEAPGKDATLKNSRIDFSLQTKVLELDARPYLEKNTDPLKEILVLARQLRKGERLKIISSFEPVPLISLLNDQGFRSYTDKAEPDLFITWFERIVDDDGLEALDPEPADAVEKEIFELILHRFKPEKIKYLDVRTLPMPQPMLSIIAIADKLGPKELLYVYHKKNPVFLLEELERLGLTLIQHQYSADRLDLLIYKA, encoded by the coding sequence ATGAATAACAAAGGTGCTGTAGCAATTGACCGGAATACCCGGATTAAAAAATTACTGGACGTAGATCAAACCGCTGTAATTGAGGCGCTGGTTCAGTTGAATGCTAACTTTTCTAAGCTCAGGCATCCGGTTTTACGCAAATTGTTTGCAGGTAGGGTAAGTATTTCAGATGCATGCCGCATTGCAGGTTGCGAGGTGGCTAAGTTTTTAAATACCATGAAACAGATTGGCTTTGATGTGGAGGAAGCACCGGGCAAGGATGCCACTCTAAAAAATAGCCGTATTGACTTTAGCCTCCAGACAAAAGTATTGGAGCTGGACGCGCGGCCTTATTTGGAAAAAAATACTGATCCGCTGAAAGAAATCCTGGTGCTTGCCCGTCAGCTTCGTAAAGGTGAAAGATTAAAAATTATTAGTTCTTTTGAACCTGTGCCGCTTATCAGTCTGCTCAACGACCAGGGATTTAGAAGTTATACAGACAAAGCCGAACCGGATTTGTTTATTACCTGGTTTGAAAGAATAGTGGATGACGACGGGTTAGAAGCACTTGATCCGGAGCCAGCTGATGCTGTTGAAAAGGAAATATTTGAATTGATTTTACACCGGTTTAAGCCCGAAAAAATAAAATATCTGGATGTGCGTACACTTCCAATGCCACAACCCATGTTGTCGATCATAGCCATAGCGGACAAATTGGGGCCAAAGGAATTGCTGTATGTTTATCATAAAAAGAACCCCGTTTTTTTACTGGAAGAATTAGAAAGACTAGGACTGACGCTGATACAGCACCAATATTCGGCCGATAGATTGGATCTGTTGATTTACAAGGCATGA